In Fusobacterium perfoetens, the following are encoded in one genomic region:
- the rpmG gene encoding 50S ribosomal protein L33 → MRVNIQLECTECKRRNYSTSKNKKNTTERLEVNKYCKWDKKVTLHKETKK, encoded by the coding sequence ATGAGAGTAAATATTCAATTAGAATGTACAGAATGTAAAAGAAGAAATTATAGTACTTCAAAAAACAAGAAAAACACTACAGAAAGATTAGAAGTGAATAAATACTGTAAGTGGGATAAAAAAGTTACTTTACACAAAGAAACTAAAAAATAA
- the secE gene encoding preprotein translocase subunit SecE: protein MKLFKDVKMEYSKVEWPRKKQVVHATVWVVVMSVALSIYLGVFDIVALRLLKILVSLFGGQ, encoded by the coding sequence ATGAAATTGTTTAAAGATGTAAAAATGGAATACTCAAAAGTAGAGTGGCCTAGAAAGAAACAAGTAGTTCATGCTACTGTATGGGTTGTTGTGATGAGTGTTGCATTGAGCATATATTTAGGGGTTTTTGATATAGTTGCTTTAAGACTTTTAAAGATACTTGTATCTCTATTCGGAGGACAATAA
- the nusG gene encoding transcription termination/antitermination protein NusG — protein sequence MKTVLEKKWFMIHTYSGYEKKVKTDLEQKLEALGMNTIVTKVLVPEEQSVELRRGKKKTISRKLFPGYVMLEMYATREESEDGINYSVDSDAWYVVRNTNGVTGFVGVGSDPIPMEEEEVKNIFKVIGYSVENSESEDAELIAVDFAEGDYVTLLEGGFAGQQGKVAEINLENRKVKVMVEMFGRMTPVEVNITGVEKD from the coding sequence ATGAAAACAGTTTTAGAAAAAAAATGGTTTATGATACATACATATTCAGGGTATGAAAAGAAAGTGAAAACTGACTTAGAGCAAAAATTAGAAGCTCTGGGTATGAATACCATAGTTACCAAAGTATTAGTACCAGAAGAACAGTCAGTTGAACTTAGAAGAGGAAAGAAAAAAACAATAAGCAGAAAGTTATTCCCTGGATACGTAATGTTGGAAATGTATGCTACGAGAGAAGAAAGTGAAGATGGAATCAATTATAGCGTAGACTCTGATGCTTGGTATGTAGTAAGAAATACAAACGGAGTAACAGGTTTCGTAGGTGTAGGATCAGATCCAATTCCTATGGAAGAAGAAGAAGTAAAAAACATCTTCAAAGTTATCGGATACAGCGTTGAAAACAGTGAAAGTGAAGATGCAGAATTAATAGCAGTAGATTTTGCTGAGGGAGATTATGTAACTCTACTTGAAGGTGGATTTGCAGGTCAACAGGGAAAAGTTGCTGAAATTAATTTAGAAAATAGAAAAGTAAAAGTAATGGTGGAGATGTTCGGAAGAATGACTCCTGTAGAAGTAAACATTACTGGTGTTGAAAAGGATTAG
- the rplK gene encoding 50S ribosomal protein L11 — protein MAKEVIKIIKLQLPAGKANPAPPVGPALGQHGVNIMEFCKAFNAKTQDKSGWIIPVEISVYNDRSFTFIMKTPPASDLLKKAAGVQSGAGNSKKQVAGTITKEKLKEIAETKMPDLNAGSLEAAMSIIAGSARSMGIKIED, from the coding sequence ATGGCAAAAGAAGTTATTAAAATAATTAAATTACAATTACCAGCAGGAAAAGCTAACCCTGCACCACCAGTTGGACCAGCTCTTGGACAACACGGTGTTAACATCATGGAGTTCTGTAAAGCATTCAATGCAAAAACTCAAGATAAATCAGGATGGATTATTCCAGTTGAAATTTCTGTATACAATGACAGATCATTCACATTTATAATGAAAACTCCACCTGCATCAGATTTATTAAAGAAAGCTGCTGGAGTTCAATCTGGAGCTGGAAACTCTAAAAAACAAGTTGCAGGAACTATCACTAAAGAAAAATTAAAAGAAATTGCTGAAACAAAAATGCCAGACTTAAATGCTGGATCATTAGAAGCTGCAATGTCTATAATAGCAGGATCTGCAAGATCTATGGGAATCAAAATAGAAGACTAA
- the rplA gene encoding 50S ribosomal protein L1: MAKHRGKKYLEVAKLVDTTKLYEVKEALELIKKTRTAKFLETIEVALRLGVDPRHASQQIRGTVVLPHGTGKTVKILAITQGENINKALEAGADYAGAEEYIEKIQQGWLDFDIVIATPDMMPKLGRLGKILGTKGLMPNPKSGTVTPNIAAAVSEFKKGKLAFRVDKLGSIHVPIGKADFDDEKVYENFKAFMGEIIRLKPADAKGQYLRTVAVSLTMGPGVKIDPLLVAKEIGA; the protein is encoded by the coding sequence ATGGCAAAACACAGAGGAAAAAAATACTTAGAAGTAGCTAAGTTAGTAGATACAACTAAATTATATGAAGTTAAAGAAGCTTTAGAATTAATTAAAAAAACAAGAACAGCTAAGTTCTTAGAAACAATAGAAGTGGCATTAAGACTTGGAGTAGACCCAAGACATGCAAGCCAACAAATCAGAGGGACAGTTGTTTTACCACACGGAACTGGAAAAACTGTTAAAATATTAGCAATCACTCAAGGTGAAAACATAAACAAAGCTTTAGAAGCTGGAGCAGATTATGCTGGAGCTGAAGAATATATTGAAAAAATCCAACAAGGTTGGTTAGATTTTGATATCGTAATCGCTACTCCAGATATGATGCCTAAACTAGGAAGACTAGGAAAAATATTAGGAACTAAAGGTTTAATGCCTAACCCTAAATCAGGAACAGTTACTCCAAATATTGCAGCAGCTGTATCTGAATTCAAAAAAGGTAAATTAGCATTCAGAGTAGACAAATTAGGATCAATTCATGTACCAATCGGTAAAGCTGATTTTGATGACGAAAAAGTTTACGAAAACTTTAAAGCATTCATGGGAGAAATCATCAGATTAAAACCTGCAGATGCAAAAGGACAATACTTAAGAACTGTAGCAGTTTCATTAACAATGGGACCAGGAGTAAAAATTGATCCATTATTAGTTGCTAAAGAAATTGGTGCATAA
- the rplJ gene encoding 50S ribosomal protein L10, which yields MANQAKVQAVAELADRIKRAQSIVLVDYQGINVKDETKLRKSLRESGGEYLVAKNRLFKIALKEAGVEDSFDDILEGTTAFAFGYDDVVAPAKVMNEVSKANAKAKIFNIKGGYLSGKRVSEAEVVALASLPSREQLLSMVLNGMLGPVRKLAYGLVAVADKKEAAAE from the coding sequence ATGGCAAATCAAGCAAAAGTTCAAGCAGTAGCTGAATTAGCAGACAGAATTAAAAGAGCTCAATCTATCGTTTTAGTTGACTATCAAGGAATCAATGTTAAAGATGAAACTAAATTAAGAAAATCTTTAAGAGAATCTGGTGGAGAATACCTAGTTGCTAAAAATAGATTATTCAAAATAGCACTTAAAGAAGCAGGAGTTGAAGATTCATTTGACGATATACTAGAGGGGACAACAGCATTCGCATTCGGATATGATGATGTTGTAGCACCAGCTAAAGTTATGAATGAAGTTTCTAAAGCTAATGCAAAAGCAAAAATATTCAACATTAAAGGTGGATATTTATCAGGAAAAAGAGTTAGTGAAGCAGAAGTTGTTGCACTAGCAAGCTTACCATCAAGAGAACAATTACTATCTATGGTGTTAAACGGAATGTTAGGACCAGTAAGAAAACTTGCTTACGGTTTAGTAGCAGTAGCTGACAAAAAAGAAGCAGCAGCTGAATAA
- the rplL gene encoding 50S ribosomal protein L7/L12 — protein MAFNKEQFIADLEAMSVLELRELVSALEEHFGVTAAAPVAVAAGPVAAEVEEKTEFDVVLTNAGDKKIGVIKEIRGITGLGLKEAKDLADNGGVIKEGASKEEAAEIKAKLEAAGATVEVK, from the coding sequence ATGGCATTCAATAAAGAACAATTTATCGCTGACTTAGAAGCTATGTCAGTTTTAGAATTAAGAGAATTAGTATCAGCTTTAGAAGAGCACTTCGGAGTAACAGCAGCAGCTCCAGTTGCAGTAGCAGCAGGACCAGTTGCAGCTGAAGTTGAAGAAAAAACTGAATTTGATGTTGTATTAACAAACGCTGGAGACAAAAAAATCGGAGTTATTAAAGAAATCAGAGGAATAACTGGATTAGGATTAAAAGAAGCTAAAGACTTAGCTGACAACGGTGGAGTTATTAAAGAAGGAGCTTCTAAAGAAGAAGCTGCTGAAATTAAAGCTAAATTAGAAGCTGCTGGAGCTACAGTAGAAGTTAAATAG
- the rpoB gene encoding DNA-directed RNA polymerase subunit beta, giving the protein MGKLVERLNFGKIKERGEMPHFLEFQLNSYEDFIQANKNPLSREDKGLESAFREIFPIESSNGDIKLEYIAYELHEAEKPLNDELECKKRGKTYSASLKVRLRLTNKKSGNEIQESLVYFGELPLMTPRGTFIINGAERVVVSQLHRSPGVSFDKEVNLQIGKDLFVGKIIPYKGTWLEFETDKNDFLNVKIDRKKKVLATVFLKAIDFFDTNEDIMNEFLEIKELDLSTFYEKYANKQDLLDELKVKMEGSFLKEDIIDEENGEFIGEASTVISEELISKIIDKRIMSITYWEVKPEEKILANTILNDSTETKEEAVTEVFKKLRPGDLVTIDSAKSLIKQMFFNPQRYDLEPVGRYKLNKRLGLDIPETQILLTKDDIVRTMEIIMDLYNGEGHTDDIDNLCNRRIRGVGELLLMQIRTGLAKMGKMVKEKMTIQDSETLSSQSLLNTRPLNALILDFFGSGQLSQFMDQSNPLAELTHKRRISALGPGGLSRERAGFEVRDVHDSHYGRVCPIETPEGPNIGLIGSLATYAKVNKYGFIETPYIKIENGKVNFDRIDYLASDEEDGLFIAQADTKIGENGELLGEVTCRFGHEIVQIPGEKVDYLDVSPKQVVSVSAGLIPFLEHDDANRALMGSNMQRQAVPLLRTEAPYVGTGLERKVAVDSGAVVISSVDGVVTYVDASKIKIEEDGTGKEYTYRLLNHERSNQAMCLHQKPIADVGERVKKGDVIADGPATKGGDLALGRNILMAFMPWEGYNYEDAILISDRLRKDDVFTSIHIEEYEIEARNTKLGDEEITREIPNVSEEAVRNLDANGIIVVGAEVEAGDILVGKTAPKGETEPPAEEKLLRAIFGEKARDVRDTSLRMPHGSKGTVVEVLELSRENGDDLKAGVNKAIRVFVAEKRKITVGDKMSGRHGNKGVVSRVLPAEDMPFLADGTHLDVVLNPLGVPSRMNIGQVLEVHLGLALQKIPNKDERYIATPVFDGASEDEVKDFLEKSGYPRSGKVTLYDGRTGEKFDNPVTVGIMYMLKLHHLVEDKMHARAIGPYSLVTQQPLGGKAQFGGQRLGEMEVWALEAYGASNILQEMLTVKSDDINGRTKTYEAIVKGEDMPEADLPESFKVLLKEFQAIALDVELFDKEGNLINVDEDINKEEAITEFSLASLTEKE; this is encoded by the coding sequence ATGGGGAAACTCGTTGAAAGATTAAATTTTGGAAAAATAAAAGAAAGAGGAGAAATGCCTCATTTCCTTGAATTTCAATTGAATTCTTACGAAGATTTTATTCAAGCAAACAAGAATCCATTGTCAAGAGAAGATAAAGGATTAGAATCTGCATTTAGAGAAATATTTCCAATAGAGTCTTCTAATGGAGACATTAAACTGGAATATATAGCTTATGAACTTCATGAAGCTGAAAAACCTTTAAATGATGAGTTAGAATGCAAGAAAAGAGGAAAAACATACTCTGCTTCATTAAAAGTGAGATTGAGATTAACAAATAAAAAAAGCGGAAATGAAATTCAGGAAAGCTTAGTATATTTTGGAGAACTTCCTTTAATGACTCCAAGAGGAACATTTATTATAAATGGTGCGGAAAGAGTTGTTGTATCACAGTTACATAGATCACCAGGAGTATCTTTTGATAAAGAAGTAAATCTTCAAATAGGTAAAGACCTTTTTGTTGGGAAAATTATTCCATATAAAGGAACTTGGCTTGAATTTGAAACAGATAAAAATGACTTTTTAAATGTTAAAATCGACAGAAAGAAAAAAGTATTAGCTACAGTATTCTTAAAAGCTATTGATTTCTTTGATACAAACGAAGATATCATGAATGAGTTTTTAGAAATAAAAGAATTAGATTTATCAACATTCTATGAAAAATATGCAAACAAACAAGATTTACTTGATGAATTAAAAGTTAAAATGGAAGGAAGCTTCCTTAAAGAAGATATAATTGACGAAGAAAATGGAGAATTTATAGGAGAGGCTTCAACAGTAATAAGTGAAGAACTTATCAGCAAAATTATAGATAAGAGAATAATGAGCATTACTTACTGGGAAGTTAAACCTGAAGAAAAAATTCTGGCAAATACTATTTTAAATGATTCAACTGAAACTAAAGAAGAAGCAGTTACAGAGGTATTTAAGAAATTAAGACCAGGAGACTTAGTAACAATAGATTCAGCTAAATCTCTTATAAAACAAATGTTCTTCAATCCTCAAAGATACGATCTTGAGCCTGTTGGAAGATATAAATTAAATAAGAGATTAGGACTTGATATTCCTGAAACACAAATTCTTTTAACAAAAGATGATATTGTAAGAACTATGGAAATTATTATGGACCTTTATAATGGAGAGGGACATACAGATGATATAGATAACTTATGTAACAGAAGAATAAGAGGAGTAGGAGAACTTCTTTTAATGCAAATCAGAACAGGTCTTGCAAAAATGGGTAAAATGGTAAAAGAAAAGATGACAATTCAAGATTCTGAAACATTATCATCTCAGTCTTTATTAAATACAAGACCATTAAATGCTCTTATCCTTGATTTCTTTGGTTCTGGACAGTTATCACAGTTCATGGACCAATCAAACCCACTAGCTGAACTTACTCATAAAAGAAGAATATCAGCACTTGGACCTGGAGGACTTTCAAGAGAAAGAGCGGGATTCGAAGTAAGAGACGTACATGACTCTCACTATGGAAGAGTTTGTCCTATAGAAACTCCAGAAGGACCAAACATAGGTCTTATTGGATCACTTGCTACTTATGCAAAAGTAAATAAATATGGATTTATAGAAACTCCATATATTAAAATAGAAAATGGAAAAGTAAACTTTGACAGAATAGATTACTTAGCTTCTGATGAAGAAGATGGATTATTTATAGCTCAGGCCGATACTAAAATAGGTGAAAATGGAGAGCTTTTAGGAGAGGTTACATGTAGATTTGGACATGAAATCGTTCAAATTCCTGGAGAAAAAGTTGACTATTTAGATGTATCTCCTAAACAGGTTGTATCTGTATCAGCAGGATTAATTCCATTCTTAGAGCACGATGACGCCAACCGTGCACTTATGGGATCTAACATGCAGAGACAGGCTGTACCATTACTTAGAACAGAAGCTCCTTATGTAGGAACAGGTCTTGAAAGAAAAGTTGCAGTTGACTCTGGGGCAGTTGTAATTTCAAGTGTTGATGGAGTAGTAACTTATGTAGATGCAAGCAAGATAAAAATAGAAGAAGATGGAACTGGAAAAGAGTATACATACAGACTTCTTAACCATGAGCGTTCAAACCAAGCAATGTGTTTACATCAAAAACCAATCGCAGATGTTGGTGAAAGAGTTAAAAAAGGTGATGTAATAGCTGATGGACCTGCTACAAAAGGTGGAGATCTTGCACTTGGAAGAAATATTCTTATGGCATTCATGCCTTGGGAAGGATATAACTACGAAGACGCAATCTTAATATCTGACAGATTAAGAAAAGATGATGTATTTACATCTATACATATAGAAGAATATGAAATAGAAGCAAGAAATACTAAACTTGGAGACGAAGAAATAACAAGAGAAATACCAAATGTATCAGAAGAAGCTGTAAGAAATCTTGATGCAAATGGTATAATAGTTGTAGGAGCAGAAGTTGAAGCAGGAGATATTCTTGTTGGTAAAACTGCACCTAAAGGAGAAACAGAACCTCCTGCAGAAGAAAAATTATTAAGAGCAATATTCGGAGAAAAAGCAAGAGATGTAAGAGATACATCACTTAGAATGCCTCACGGATCAAAAGGAACAGTAGTTGAAGTTCTTGAACTTTCAAGAGAAAATGGAGACGATTTAAAAGCTGGTGTAAATAAAGCAATAAGAGTATTTGTGGCTGAAAAAAGAAAGATAACAGTTGGAGATAAAATGTCTGGTCGTCATGGAAACAAAGGGGTTGTTTCTAGAGTTTTACCAGCTGAAGATATGCCATTCTTAGCAGATGGAACACATCTAGATGTTGTTCTTAACCCACTTGGAGTGCCTTCTCGTATGAATATCGGACAGGTACTTGAAGTTCACTTAGGACTTGCTCTTCAAAAGATCCCTAACAAAGATGAAAGATATATAGCAACACCTGTATTTGACGGGGCATCAGAAGATGAAGTTAAAGATTTCTTAGAGAAGTCAGGATATCCAAGAAGTGGTAAAGTTACATTATATGATGGAAGAACAGGAGAAAAATTTGATAACCCTGTTACTGTAGGAATCATGTATATGTTAAAACTTCACCACCTTGTAGAAGATAAAATGCACGCAAGAGCAATAGGACCTTATTCATTAGTTACTCAACAACCTCTAGGAGGAAAAGCTCAATTTGGAGGACAAAGACTTGGAGAAATGGAAGTTTGGGCTCTTGAAGCATACGGAGCATCAAATATTCTTCAAGAAATGCTTACTGTTAAATCAGATGATATTAATGGAAGAACTAAAACTTATGAAGCAATAGTAAAAGGAGAAGATATGCCTGAAGCAGATCTTCCAGAATCTTTCAAAGTTTTATTAAAAGAATTCCAAGCAATCGCACTAGATGTTGAGTTATTTGACAAAGAAGGAAACTTAATCAATGTTGATGAAGATATAAATAAAGAGGAAGCTATAACAGAATTCTCTTTAGCATCATTAACTGAAAAAGAATAA